AGGGCGCCCACGGCCACCTCGCTCGGCCGCgcccccgccgccgacgccgtccgcgcagcggcggcggcagtggccaaGAGCACAGTAACCACCACCAACTGAGCCACACCGCCCATCATCAGCCCCAACCCAAGCGCCGGCCACGCACTAGCAATCTAAAGCACGGTGGGCGCCGCCACCGTCGTCGGGAGCACTACCACTAGTCGCGTCGGTGCTTGCGCTGCTTGGGAAGGAGAAGaaggcagaggaggaggaaggaATGAGAGGCGCTGGTTTTGAGGTGCGCAAGGAAGCACAGTGAAGGCGACGGCTCTGGCAAGTAAGTGTCAGCCAACCGGTGAGGTGACGCCGACGTGCTAGCCATGTCGTGACTGGTGTCAGGGGGCGGGCCGTAGCCGTCGGCGCCCATCGGACGGGCCGAGGTGAGCCAGCGTGCGAGCGAGCGGCGTGTGTGGCTCTGCTTCCTCCGTCGTTCGATCTCGCTGCTACTGTGCTAAACTTGCATTGAGGACTGTATCGGGTCGGAGATCGAATCGGAACGTGCGTGTGCAATACTGTGCAGCAGGAACAGGACAGGACAGCAGGAGTGTCACTGTGTCTGTCAGTCACGCTCACGCTCACGCAAGATATATGGCTTAGCAAGACAAGGAAAGAATTTCTCCTTTTCCTTTGGCAAAAATCTAGCCGTGCCTGTCGAATCTTTGatggagtattaaacatagattaattataaaactaattatacagaatgaggctaatttgcgagacgaatctattgagtctaattagttcataatttgacaacgtgatgctacagtaacatTTACTAATTATGGATTAACTAAGCTTAATATATTCGTCTCGCTAATTGATCTAttcctgtgcaattagttttataatgagCTCACGTTTAATCATCATAGTTAGCATCCGAACGTTCGATTTGATatgactaaactttagcccctgacCCGGACACTAGTCGCAGGGCAAGGCGAGCAAAAGGCTGCCCCCTGGATTGAAAGATTCTTTGAGATTTCAATTGGGCAAAGTGATTCCGATCCGCCATGCCTCCTCTGATCCTCTGCATTCCGTGCCTCCGAGACTAGCGCTTTCGTGTCGTGTATTACAGCTCTTACTTACCCTGATACCCTCTCTaacctccttctcttcctcagcTCCTCTCTATATAGCGTTCAAGTGCATAGCTTACTACTTAAGCTTATTGGAAAATTGTAGTTAGGAGTTGCGCATTACATTTAGGACGAAGATTGGGCTTTTAGTTTGGTTTGTTCACGAATTGTTCTTCTTGCATGCACCATGGATGACGATCTGAAACATCTGAGGTAGTAAATTGCAAGAGACCTTTGTCACTTCGTTCGTCTATTGGCGTCTACTACCTCCATTCCTCCATCTTGGTGCTCAAATTCACAACCATATATGCGGTGTTTGCACAGGGTCAGCTTCTCTGGGGTGAGGCAGGAAgatcgtggcggcggcggcgagacaGTACCAGTACCATCTCAGCAAAGGACAAGTTCACGCAGAGGTGAAACTAAATTAGATGAGACATGTGTCGTTTTCACCTAATCATCTACGTTTCCAACGGTTGAAATTTGTCGAGGCAGGTGACTGATGACTGATGACTAATCCAAGCTTGCATTTCTGTTTGGGGCCAATGAGCAATGCAGCAGAGGAGTACGACGCGGCGTATGCAGCCACGGTGGCAGCAGTCGCCTACGCCATCGCCGCGCGAGAGGAGGAGAGGCTGTTAGCGTCTCAAGAGAGGCCGCCGTATGCTGTCGCGGACAAGCTTGCGCGTGGAAATGGAAACAAGCAGCAGCgtcctgctgcttcttcttccatGGATGATGGACCTGCTCGGACCACGCCGCAGTCCAGCAAGTCACCACGTACACCCAAGCGAGGCGAGAGCCTGAAGAAGCCAATTTTCGAAGGCAGCAGATCCTCTTCCTCGAGATGGTTCACTGGTAAAGAGCCCATAGACGACGATTACCAAGATGAACAAGGTGGTATATATATTATCTAACTGTAATTTTTTTGAAAGAATATCTAACAGTAATTTTGAGATTTTCTTTTTTGCTAACGTGTCATATTCATTTGGGTAAATTTTCAGCTAATGTATCAGTGAATCGGCCACTAAGACCGGCTCAGAAGAAGCCAGCAGAGGGTGCAGTTTCAGATGAAAGGCCCCCTGCTTTCACTGACCCTGCACCACGCGTAAGGAAGGACCCCAGTTTCAGCCGGAAACCTTCAGAAAAGAGAGGAAGCAGGAGATTCGAGCAAGATCAGGGGAACCAGACGGTGGCGGCACAGCCAACGGCACGGCCAATGGACAGCAAGACGTCGAGCTCGTATTCGGCGGCCGGTAGAGAGAGTGGTGGAGCTGCTACCACGTCTGGTGGTGGAGTGGCGTTCTCCAGCGAAAACGAAGCCATGGCAGATGCCTGGGAGAAGGAGAAGCTGGCGAAGATCAAGAAGCAGTAAGCTAGCGGCTGGTGATCAGTTTGGTTTTGTTTGGAGGCAAAATCGACTGGTTTTGTTTGATTTGCCACCGATTTAATTTGTGGCAGGTACGACGAGACGATGCAGACGATTGCTGAATGGGAGGTGGAGAAGAAGGCCAAGGCCAGGCGCCAAAAGGAGCTGAAAGATGAGGTTCATTTCGTTATGCTTTGTTCAGAAGATTTATCGGAACGTACGAACTTGTTTAGTTTTATTAATCTTGCCGATCGATCTGATCTCTTGTAGAGTGAGTCGGAGAGGAAGCGTGCTAAGGCGCTGGAGGAGTACAACGAGGAGATGTCGAGGATCAACAAGGTGGCCGCCGCGTCGAGGCTGACGgcggaggagaagaggaggagcGCCGAGAGGAAGGCCAGGGACAAGGCACACACCATACGGTCCACGGGGAAGCTTCCCGGGACATGTGGGTGTTTCTGATGATGAAACCGCGCACCACAGTCCAAGATGAGtcgatgtgcatgtgtatgtatATGTGTACATAAGCCTCGATCGAGACCGGCACATGGATCATTTGCGACTGAATCGAAAGGGAACGACATGAATATTTGAGCATTGATGTGAGGCAAGCATCTTTGTTCAGAATTTCGGATGGCTCACAAGCAGCATCCCAACTTTCAGCCTATAACCTTTGCATGTGCTTGCGTGCGTGTGTGTGACCCTTCTCCTTCAATCGCTGCAAATGGAACCTCTTACCACTGCCTTCCGAAAATATCCAGCAATTTTTAGTCTATTTGTTCTATTTATAGAGGTATATCTTACAGACAAGCCTCTCTAAAAATAAAAGCTGATTTTCATAGGTAAACCTCTTAGGAGACCCATCTTAGAAAATAGACCCAAAGCCTAACTTAAATTCTCAGCCACCTCCTCCTATCATCTtggctctctctcctctctctccccgtaGCAGGCCTCCATAGCCTCCACTTTCCCACTGCCTGCCTCTCCACCTTCCAACTACCCGAAGGCGGATCCAGTCAGAGGCGTGGCAGCACGGTGGTTCTGGTCGAGAGCATGACAGATCAAGTGACAGTAAAGGCAGATCCCCCTCCTTCCCGTGGCAGCGTAGCATGCATACCTTTTTTGCACATATCATTGGGTGAGACACCCTGCCCCTCCCTGCGCCCCTGTGGGTGCGGCTTCCTTGGTGTTGGTTGTCGTCTTTGTGGTCTTGGATGTCGTTGACGTGCTCCTTTACTCCATGTATGCCCTTCTAAATGGAATCCTTGAGGACATCTCAATGCGATGCCAGAAGCTATAGTAGCGAGACTGCAACAATGGAGGGTGACAACCACGATGAGGTATCAAACACACTGTAGCCTAGGAGGAACACGCGCCACCTGGGATGCACTATTGGCCCTTCGGACATGTTAtcgaggggagaggagaggggcgCCACTGCGCCAGAGACGGTGGCGTGTGCAAGTTGTGTGCCCCTTGGCAGGACAATACTAGCGCCAAAGACAAAGGCAGCAGCAGGAACTTTGGAACCAGTGGCGAGTTCGTCGGTTGGAGGATTGGTAGTGAGCTTAGTAATGTGTTTAGTAGAAAACCCTAGTACGAGCAGCAAGCTGCTTTTTCTAGGTACTCTAGCCTGCCTCAGCTATATGTCTCTAATTAACGGAGACCATACCATAGGTGTACACACCTGTGTAGTACTTTACCATTTAAACTTATTACGTACCTCTAAATTATAAATCCTCTCATGCATCACTGCCTTGCCTCGCGAAACAACAATGCAATAAACTAGCTAAAATTTGGCACTATTGAGACAACTTACATAGCGATGCACGAGCGTGAACATAGTGTTTCCTTTTGTTCTTTTTGTCCCACAAATTTGGGATGTAGAGCCACGACGAAACCTTGAACATTTGAAAAATACAGATTTTTATgcgcaaaaaaagaaaaatacagaTTTTAAATTGTTCTAATTTTGGTGGAAGATATCCAAATACAATCCCACTAGCTAATAAGCACACAACACGCGCACGTTCAGATGTCAGATggtttgtttcttgctcttggcacCATAATTGGGAAGGAAAGAGAAGAAACGAGAGGCACTGGTTGAGGAGAGGGAAAGCGACGAAGACGACGGCAGCCGGTGAAGCCGACCGCCGACGAGCTAAGTCAAGAGGCCACAGGCCAGTAGTAGACATCGGAGGACTGGCCCAGGTGAGCCAGCCAGCCAGCGAGTAGCGTGTGGATCTATCTCCTGATCTCCTCTTTGTCGTTTGATCTGGCTGCACGTACGTACGCAGACAGCGAGCGAGGCAGGTGAATATCTGGCGGCTGAATGCTGTGACGGTGACGCCACTGTAGACTGTACCGTGTCACGGAAGCAAAGAATCTTGTTGTCACGACTCACGACGCAGGCGAGAAagatcttttttttttggcatgTCGCGGCCACCGGGCCGTCGACCCTTCGTCTCCACCAGCCAGTAGAAATTTGTAGATAAAAAAGTCCGTTATCGCGAAATTCAGCTTTTCCTCACTCAACTCTAAAACCAAAAATAATTTCTCCTTCATCTCTCAAAACCAATCACTTTTTCCCTAGGTGATTTGTTTCTCTTTCACATTTATTTCAGCTAAATCtttaaaaaattatagtaaattatagaaaaatcataaaataaaaaatcaaattttgttGGAGTCAGATCTATACAGTGAATATATGCTTTAgaacaaagtttttgctgtaactttagatctatgtttttctataattaattcatagctgcagtttatctcatccaattatggtgaaatttttatggtaggttaATTATTGCATGCTTGAACTGTAACCAAAATTTCATGCTCAGTCATACATCATGAAATTTTTagctcaccataaaaatttcaccataattggaccagaGAGAACTGCAGCTATGAACTAATTACAGAAAAACATTGATCTAAAGTCACAGCAAAAACTTTGTGCTAAAACATagtatattatatgttcactgtatagATCTACTCTTATAGAGTCCAACacaattggattttctatttcatggtttttctatgatttactatgttttttttcaaagattcagtcgaaataaacataaaagaaaaaaagagagaaaccaccaagagaaacggtcaaagaggtcaagtgaccgattTTGAGAGATAAGGGAGGAACTATTTCTGATTCTAGAGTTGAGGGAGGAAAATAGGACTCTCTCTTTATCTCTTTGCTCCTTGCTTGAGGCCGGCATCCACCGGCTCACCCAGCCCACTTCCTAGCGGCTCAACCAGCAGCCTCTAGGACTCCATCGCCACCCATCAGCTGGCTCGTGGCTTCGTAGGCCAGCATGGTGCGTTGCTCACCCCGTTCGTTTGTTGTTTTAGCCAGCCTTATTcaaccagtcaacagtgtttttctctcacaataaaccagtacCAGCCAGCCCAAtctagcctagaaaccaaccagcgaacacgccggtTAGTTGCTACTGCCACAGAAACTAGATAGCAAGGCTGCACCACCGTACCAGTGGATGATCGATGGCGACCATGCATTAGGTGGTGTCCGATGACACGATGTGCACTCGGAGGAGAGGATAGACGATGGCGCATGCAAGTTGTGCGTCGCTTGGCGGGACAACACTATAGCTGACGAGAAGGCGAATGTTGGAACAGGCGGAGACCTCACCTCATCAGCGCATGACGGGGGGTGGACATACAGGTTCTCGAAGCTGCAAGGACACCGTTTGCTGGTTTGAAACTGACTAAAAACACTATTCCggttaaattgttgtgagagaaaaacactgttccggctaaaaaatgaAGCCGAACAAACCAAATATAGAGTAAGCAGAACACGACCATCGACCGAGGGCGGACAAGGAAAAATGGCCCGAATAATCTCGATGGTAGTTGCGGCATTATTATGAGAGTGAAGACGACAGCCGGTGAGGGTGAGGATGACCGCCGACGAGCCAAGTCAGAGTGGACAGAAAGTATATATGTAGCCATCGGACGGGTCCTGGTGACACCCGTTTCGCTCGCGCACGGGTGAATATGGTGGCTGAATGTGAGGTTGACGCGACGGAGACGGAAGCGTAGAATTTTGTGGCCACGGCCACGGGCGCAGGCGAGGGAGATTTTTTCTCGTGCCATGTCGCAGCGGCCACAGGTCCCGTCGTCGTCGACCATTGCGTCTCCACTCTCCACTCTCCACTCTCCACCAGCCAGTAATTAATTTGTACGGCATCCACTGATCCACCACCCTCTAGGCCTCAGGTGCCCGTGCCTGGCTCTCATATAGCCTAGTACAAACTACCAACTGGGGGCCCGGTCATCTTTCCCGGCCCACTTCCTAGCGCTACTGGGCTGGACATCGGCCAATCATCCGCCGGGAGGTGACTGAGGCTGATGCTTCGCGGGCTAGTTATTTTATCTCGACGGCCCAACTAGCCTCTGGGACTCCTTCGCACCACCCATCTTCTCGGCCTACTTTCCTAAAGCTGAAGACAAAAGCCACGAGTCCCTCCGCTGTGTGCGGCCTGCTCTGGTGCTAATTTTTTTCTGGGCGGCCTAACTATTGAACTGCCGACTTGGGCTTGGCCTGTTACTTGTTGGATCCATTAGGCGATGGCCCAAGCTGTTATTCGCCGGCTCGCCCAACAGGCCTTAGTGCTCGCTCACATGGACGCCCACTGCCGTGCTCGATCCCTCCTCTCTCTCGCGCGGTTCCGCTCGGTCACTCGGCGATGGCAGCAGCAGTGCAAGATGACGGCAACCTGCGCCAACTGGCCCCTGTGGATGTGCAAGAGGGAGGTGGCAACTGCAACTTGCCTCCTGTGGCCATGGAGGAACGGGAAGCGAGGGGCTGCAGGGAATGGAGTTCAATTCGAGGAGCGTCGGTGCCAGCGCTAGCGGCCGGCCAGGATGTAGCAAGAGCAACAAAAAGACATACGAGAGGTAAAACTTTGGTTCAGTTGTTCATGTTCTGGACATCTAGACCTGCTAGACGCCTTGATTGAAGATTTGGAGGAGTGAGGTGATGTTTGGGATTTTTTTTCTGTACTTTATAATTTGGATATAAATAAATATGGCGTATTAGTGCaaaatatttttattattatttagtTTGCTCTCCGTCTCACTTATAATTTTCAGCTGAGTCCGCCATTGCTCATTCTGACTTGGCGTATGTAGTTCAACAGCTAGCAGGATCCTTGGGAGCCCCATTGCACGTTGATCAAGCGCATCATTCGCTTTGTGAAGGGCATCCTGTCTACTGGGTTTTATATTGGCAATGGTCCCGTATAGTCTCTAATTAACCACATTCTCTGATACGGACTAGGCAGGCTGTGCCAACTCTCGCCTCTCGGCACTACATGTCTGGTAACTGTGTCTTTGTCGACGATAATCTGCTGTCATGGTGCATGGCCTTTCAAGTGTCAGAGTACAATCTCCTGTTCTAGTGCAGAGGCAGAATAACATGTTGTGGAACATGCCGTTGTGAAGGACAACTTTATGTAGGAACTTCATGTACCGCATGCTTTTATGACGGTGGTCTACCGGGACAAAGTCAGTGCTATCTATATGACAGGAAACCCCGTTCATCATCGTCACACGAAGCATATCAACATCGACATTTGAACACATCTAGGCCTCAATTTGGTGATTTGAggttttgatgattgatgagctTAAGCTTtagactaatgtgtgttttgcaacaAAATTCATACATTGGAGTTAGTCACAAGTTGAATGGCCACAACCCACAAGTGTCTTGGCCCCAAAGATTCGGATCGTTAATTATTGTATGGCGCAAAGAATACTCATAAAGACTAAAAACACAATAGAGCAAATGTCAGCTTGATGCTTGAAGAATATCGTTGTAGTGTGTATTAGGGCTCTGTTTTTCTGTTGGCCGTACTATTAggtggttgggggggggggggggggggggtccaaGGCATCATCTTGAGGGAGTTCAAGTTCAATGCACAAGAGGATAACTCTTGGTCAAGATCGTGGCATTAAGTGGCCCCATTAAAGTGGTTTTAAGCCAAGGATCTTAAAAAAGCTAAATTTTACGAGATTGAACTTAAAACGGACTTGAAAAATTACGCCTGAACGTGCACCAAATGACAGGCTTGAAACCTAGCGGATCATCTGGTAGAACTATGCCCAAGGTAGTTTTACTTAGCCCCAGTGACACACACTGCCTTGACACTTTTGATTAGTGCTACTAGCATGTTGGCTATATACAATGTTAAACATAATGGGAAATAATGGATCCTTCATTCGTCGAAGACCTTTCTTCATTTAAAAATAAGGCTCGACCTCATCATTAACATTGACCGCCATGCTCCTATCTGATATAAAACCTTGTGTCCAAGAGATGATCCACTTAGGAGAAAACATTTATTCTACAATATTTGCGTAAGAATGGCCATCTCATTTTGTCCTATGCCTTTTTGAAGTCTATTTTAAATATAATCCAATTTTGCTTCTTATGATACTAATTCATGAACTATCTCATGCAACATTAATGACTCCCTCAAGGATATTGTGCCCTCACATGAAGGCGATTTGAGTTGGAACAACTATATGATCTACAACCAAGTTAATCTAACAGTGACCACTTTAGTAAAAATTTTAAAACTAACATTTAACAAGCATATTGGCATATACTGATGAATTATATTTGCTTCTTAGACTTTCATGTCAGGTCATAGCAGTTTACTATTGATTGATCAGGCAATATGGCAAGAAAGTTCTCATGGACTATACTTAACATCCTAACTTAATCTCACCCATTAGATCATCTCCAACCATCTTTTTTCAacccactctctaaatcctcattTTGAGGGCTATTCTAAGAAAAAACTGCTCTTTAATCTTCATATCTCTCCACTCTCCAACTTCTTCTCTAAATCTTCTTTGGCATTTTGGAGAGCTAGCTCCGCCCTCTATCTTTAACAAGCGAGAAACTAGGAATAGAGGATGGTAATATATAGTGATCTAGTTGAAGAAGCTGAAAGACtttttttttcaccaaaatctctatccTTATCAATTCGA
The nucleotide sequence above comes from Miscanthus floridulus cultivar M001 chromosome 18, ASM1932011v1, whole genome shotgun sequence. Encoded proteins:
- the LOC136522805 gene encoding uncharacterized protein isoform X2, which gives rise to MDDDLKHLRVSFSGVRQEDRGGGGETVPVPSQQRTSSRREEYDAAYAATVAAVAYAIAAREEERLLASQERPPYAVADKLARGNGNKQQRPAASSSMDDGPARTTPQSSKSPRTPKRGESLKKPIFEGSRSSSSRWFTGKEPIDDDYQDEQANVSVNRPLRPAQKKPAEGAVSDERPPAFTDPAPRVRKDPSFSRKPSEKRGSRRFEQDQGNQTVAAQPTARPMDSKTSSSYSAAGRESGGAATTSGGGVAFSSENEAMADAWEKEKLAKIKKQYDETMQTIAEWEVEKKAKARRQKELKDESESERKRAKALEEYNEEMSRINKVAAASRLTAEEKRRSAERKARDKAHTIRSTGKLPGTCGCF
- the LOC136522805 gene encoding uncharacterized protein isoform X1; the protein is MDDDLKHLRVSFSGVRQEDRGGGGETVPVPSQQRTSSRRAEEYDAAYAATVAAVAYAIAAREEERLLASQERPPYAVADKLARGNGNKQQRPAASSSMDDGPARTTPQSSKSPRTPKRGESLKKPIFEGSRSSSSRWFTGKEPIDDDYQDEQANVSVNRPLRPAQKKPAEGAVSDERPPAFTDPAPRVRKDPSFSRKPSEKRGSRRFEQDQGNQTVAAQPTARPMDSKTSSSYSAAGRESGGAATTSGGGVAFSSENEAMADAWEKEKLAKIKKQYDETMQTIAEWEVEKKAKARRQKELKDESESERKRAKALEEYNEEMSRINKVAAASRLTAEEKRRSAERKARDKAHTIRSTGKLPGTCGCF